TTTCGGAAGGTTCCTGCTCTGAAACACCTGCTGTTATCCACCTTTCTTCTCCATCTTCAGGCTGTCCCGGCCGGTGAGAGAACCTCCACCGTCGAGCGCCGGGAATGTGTCAGGATTCGATCTTCCGGCGCAGCAGGCTCATCAGTTCGTCAGGCGACGGGTCCAGGCGCATCTCGATGCGAAGAAGTTTCAGTTGTCTGTAGAAGCCTGGATGGCGCCGCAGCCTCACTCCGTCTTTTTCGGTGGTGACGATGCTTCGGCCGGATGAGGCGGCCATGATGGTTTCCACATCTTTTTCATTGTATGCGTGATGGTCCGGAAAGGCAAGAAAAGGCTCTACACGACCACACCAGGGGGCCAGGGTGGCGCGAAACCGTTCCGGTTCGGCTATTCCCGCGAAAGCGGCCACCGATTCCCCCCGCAGGGAATGGAGGGGCAGGCTGATTCCGTCGGCACAGTCGAGCAGGTCCTTCGCATGGCGTCCGGCCCGGAAGAGCGGGGTATAGGGGCCCGCCCGCTCCCCGATTTCCTCAGGGATCCCCCGGGGCGGCCCGTCCACCACGACCACCATATGAGCCCGTCGGATCGACGACAGGGGCTCACGAAGGAGGCCTCCGGGGAAGACGCGCCCGTTGCCGAAGGGTCGGATGCCGTCGACGAGAACGATATCCACGTCCCGGTACAGCGAACGGTGTTGAAATGCGTCATCCAGGATGAGGATGTCGCTGTCGAAACGCTCGAGGACGGCCCGACCGGCGATGAAACGGCGCCGGCCGGTAGCAACCGGCACGCCCTCCAGCGACCGGGCGATGAGGACGGGCTCGTCGCCCGCCTCTCCGGCGGTCGAGAGTAGGTTCACGCCGTCGGACACGATCGTGGCCGAAGCTCTGCTTGTACCCCCGTACCCCCGGCTGATGACGGCCGGACGGTATCCCCTCTCTTTTAAAAGGCCCGCCAGCATGATCACGGTCGGTGTTTTCCCCGTGC
This genomic interval from Syntrophales bacterium contains the following:
- the lpxK gene encoding tetraacyldisaccharide 4'-kinase, which translates into the protein MARRITDYGRKRLQAGNRALPFVSFPLSIGYESLIRARNRLYDSGYARIDRLPVSVVSVGNLTLGGTGKTPTVIMLAGLLKERGYRPAVISRGYGGTSRASATIVSDGVNLLSTAGEAGDEPVLIARSLEGVPVATGRRRFIAGRAVLERFDSDILILDDAFQHRSLYRDVDIVLVDGIRPFGNGRVFPGGLLREPLSSIRRAHMVVVVDGPPRGIPEEIGERAGPYTPLFRAGRHAKDLLDCADGISLPLHSLRGESVAAFAGIAEPERFRATLAPWCGRVEPFLAFPDHHAYNEKDVETIMAASSGRSIVTTEKDGVRLRRHPGFYRQLKLLRIEMRLDPSPDELMSLLRRKIES